One genomic segment of Streptomyces sp. RerS4 includes these proteins:
- a CDS encoding DUF1918 domain-containing protein, with the protein MHATEGDQLVQHGRIVGQHDKVGEITQVLGENGTPPYRVRFEDGHEALMAPGPDCVVRHPAEPPRH; encoded by the coding sequence ATGCACGCTACCGAGGGCGACCAGCTGGTGCAGCACGGCAGGATCGTCGGACAGCACGACAAGGTGGGCGAGATCACCCAGGTGCTGGGCGAGAACGGAACCCCCCCGTACCGGGTCCGTTTCGAGGACGGCCACGAGGCCCTCATGGCTCCCGGACCCGACTGCGTGGTCCGCCACCCGGCCGAGCCGCCCCGCCACTGA
- a CDS encoding family 10 glycosylhydrolase: MTYIGRRGLLAGAAGALAATAVVGLGAEASAAPRAAPAPEPAHPRRAGTPEFRGMWIATVQNVDWPSEAGLSARRQRDELTAFLDAAVERRLNTVMLQVRPAADALWPSPHEPWSQWLSGTQGRDPGWDPLGVAVAEAHRRGLELHAWFNPYRVANHADPGRLVASHPARRNPGWLVAYGGKLYYNPGLPDVRAFVQRAMLDAVSRYAVDGVHWDDYFYPYPVSGERFDDDAAYERYGGSFDTRADWRRDNIDTLVREMSAEVRRIRPAARFGISPFGVWRGDDVDPRGSRTRAGVSTYDDLYADTRKWVKEGLLDYIVPQAYWHIGHPTADYAAIVPWWAETVRGTGVDLYVGEALYRCDAESPTKAWRDPAELSRHLTFARKHPEVRGHSYFSAKYVVADPNGAMDRVVADHYRAAAPPR; the protein is encoded by the coding sequence ATGACGTACATCGGGCGGCGGGGGCTGCTGGCGGGAGCGGCGGGGGCGCTGGCGGCGACGGCCGTGGTGGGGCTCGGCGCGGAGGCCTCGGCGGCGCCACGGGCGGCGCCGGCACCGGAGCCGGCGCATCCGCGCCGGGCGGGGACGCCGGAATTCCGGGGGATGTGGATCGCCACCGTACAGAACGTGGACTGGCCCTCCGAGGCGGGACTCTCCGCGCGCCGGCAGCGCGACGAGCTGACCGCGTTCCTCGACGCCGCCGTGGAGCGCCGGCTGAACACGGTGATGCTCCAGGTGCGGCCGGCGGCCGACGCGTTGTGGCCCTCGCCGCACGAGCCGTGGTCGCAGTGGCTGAGCGGGACGCAGGGCCGCGATCCCGGCTGGGATCCGCTGGGCGTGGCGGTCGCGGAGGCGCACCGTCGGGGGCTGGAGTTGCACGCCTGGTTCAACCCCTACCGCGTGGCCAACCACGCCGACCCCGGCCGGCTGGTCGCCTCGCACCCGGCCCGTCGCAACCCCGGCTGGCTCGTCGCGTACGGCGGCAAGCTGTATTACAACCCCGGACTGCCCGACGTACGGGCCTTCGTGCAGCGGGCGATGCTCGACGCGGTGTCCCGCTACGCGGTCGACGGGGTGCACTGGGACGACTACTTCTACCCCTACCCGGTGAGCGGCGAGCGCTTCGACGACGACGCGGCGTACGAGCGGTACGGCGGCTCCTTCGACACCCGGGCCGACTGGCGGCGCGACAACATCGACACGCTGGTGCGCGAGATGTCCGCCGAGGTGCGCCGGATCCGACCGGCGGCCCGCTTCGGGATCAGCCCGTTCGGGGTGTGGCGGGGCGACGACGTCGACCCGCGCGGCTCGCGGACGCGGGCGGGCGTGTCCACGTACGACGACCTGTACGCGGACACCCGCAAGTGGGTCAAGGAGGGCCTGCTCGACTACATCGTCCCGCAGGCCTACTGGCACATCGGCCACCCCACCGCCGACTACGCGGCGATCGTGCCCTGGTGGGCCGAGACGGTACGGGGCACCGGCGTCGACCTCTACGTGGGGGAGGCGCTGTACCGCTGCGACGCCGAGAGCCCGACGAAGGCCTGGCGGGACCCGGCCGAGTTGTCGCGGCACCTGACCTTCGCCCGGAAGCACCCCGAGGTACGGGGCCACTCGTACTTCTCCGCGAAGTACGTGGTGGCGGACCCCAACGGCGCGATGGACCGGGTCGTCGCCGACCACTACCGCGCGGCGGCGCCACCGCGTTGA
- a CDS encoding 3-hydroxybutyryl-CoA dehydrogenase, with protein sequence MSCERHDVTDLSTLPTDIARVGVVGCGQMGAGIAEVCARSGLEVKVAETTGEALEIGRTRLHNSLTKAAERGKITEEERDATLARLSFTTDLGEFADRDLVIEAVVENEQVKTEIFQVLDQVITRPDAILASNTSSIPLVKLAVATSRPDQVIGIHFFNPAPVQKLVELIPALTTGEETVKRAEALVRDVLGKHAVRAQDRSGFVVNALLVPYLLSAIRMFESGIASREDIDNGMELGCAHPMGPLKLSDLIGLDTIVSIADSMYAEYKEPLYAAPPLLQRMVDAGRLGRKTGSGFYPYG encoded by the coding sequence ATGAGCTGCGAAAGGCACGATGTGACTGACCTCTCTACCCTCCCGACCGACATCGCACGGGTCGGCGTGGTGGGCTGCGGCCAGATGGGCGCGGGCATCGCCGAGGTGTGCGCCCGCAGCGGTCTTGAGGTGAAGGTCGCCGAGACCACCGGCGAGGCCCTGGAGATCGGGCGCACCCGGCTGCACAACTCGCTGACCAAGGCCGCCGAACGCGGCAAGATCACCGAGGAGGAGCGGGACGCCACCCTGGCCCGCCTCAGCTTCACCACCGATCTCGGCGAGTTCGCCGACCGCGACCTCGTCATCGAGGCCGTCGTGGAGAACGAGCAGGTCAAGACGGAGATCTTCCAGGTCCTCGACCAGGTGATCACCCGCCCGGACGCGATCCTCGCCTCCAACACCTCCTCGATCCCGCTGGTCAAGCTGGCCGTCGCGACCTCGCGGCCGGACCAGGTCATCGGCATCCACTTCTTCAACCCGGCCCCGGTGCAGAAGCTCGTCGAGCTGATCCCGGCGCTCACCACCGGCGAGGAGACCGTCAAGCGGGCCGAGGCCCTGGTGCGGGACGTGCTGGGCAAGCACGCCGTCCGCGCCCAGGACCGTTCCGGCTTCGTGGTCAACGCGCTGCTGGTCCCCTACCTGCTGTCCGCGATCCGGATGTTCGAGTCCGGCATCGCGAGCCGCGAGGACATCGACAACGGCATGGAGTTGGGCTGCGCCCACCCCATGGGCCCGCTGAAGCTGTCGGACCTGATCGGCCTGGACACCATCGTCTCCATCGCCGACTCCATGTACGCCGAGTACAAGGAGCCGCTGTACGCCGCTCCCCCGCTGCTCCAGCGCATGGTCGACGCCGGTCGCCTCGGCCGCAAGACGGGCTCGGGCTTCTACCCGTACGGCTGA
- a CDS encoding NUDIX domain-containing protein translates to MQWMNLSEQTVYKNRWFDVNLADVELPDGRHLDHFVIRLRPVAVATAVNDADEVLLLWRHRFITDSWGWELPAGVVEDGESVEAAAAREMEEESGWRPGPLRHLMTVEPSNGLTDARHHLYWAEGATYVGPPEDGFESSRREWVPLKLVPDMIARGEVPAANMAAGLLLLRHLRLG, encoded by the coding sequence GTGCAGTGGATGAACCTGAGTGAGCAGACCGTGTACAAGAACCGCTGGTTCGACGTGAATCTCGCGGATGTGGAACTCCCCGACGGACGCCACCTGGACCACTTCGTGATCCGGCTGCGGCCGGTCGCCGTCGCCACGGCCGTCAACGACGCCGACGAGGTGCTGCTGCTGTGGCGGCACCGGTTCATCACCGACAGCTGGGGCTGGGAGCTGCCCGCCGGCGTGGTCGAGGACGGCGAATCCGTCGAGGCGGCGGCGGCCCGGGAGATGGAGGAGGAATCGGGCTGGCGGCCGGGCCCGCTGCGCCACCTGATGACGGTGGAGCCCTCGAACGGGCTGACCGACGCCCGTCACCACCTCTACTGGGCGGAGGGGGCCACGTACGTCGGACCGCCCGAGGACGGGTTCGAGTCCTCGCGTCGGGAGTGGGTGCCGCTCAAGCTGGTGCCCGACATGATCGCGCGCGGAGAGGTCCCGGCCGCCAACATGGCGGCCGGGCTGCTCCTGTTGCGTCACCTGCGGCTCGGCTAG
- a CDS encoding transcriptional regulator: protein MQPNALLDALLAEAGMSRAGLAAHVNQAGRSRGLALRYEHTAVSRWLKGQRPRGQVPDLICEVLGGRLHRPVGLDDIGLGIPGQAGAHATRIGGFVDRATALWRSDELGRPAQLTAEAVTGTPAVIPVWEWENPPEDADVSRCGPLRVGPEHIEILRAARAHYELMYRRAGGMATRARIVRFLGSETAPLLRGSYPDDLGRLLHRATGSLVAVAGICAYDSDAHGLAQRYFHQALRLAKASGDRGLGAYVIALLVNQSLHLREFRQAVAFAEAALRAAGRDTTPALAADLYAMQAKAYAQLGDAAAALACIHSAEAAAARIRPGAEPEETGYVQPGLVNVQVAQALLSLGELDAAHEQAAEAASAPAHDRGRVHRLAMLCEIQLRQGEADRAVVAAAEMAERAKGMESLRLRDRLRAVREQVSASGCAGAEETVRLIDEALRVPF from the coding sequence ATGCAGCCCAACGCCCTGCTCGACGCCCTCCTCGCCGAGGCGGGCATGTCCCGCGCCGGACTCGCCGCGCACGTCAACCAGGCGGGCCGCAGCCGCGGACTCGCGCTGCGCTACGAACACACCGCCGTCTCCCGTTGGTTGAAGGGGCAGCGCCCGCGCGGTCAGGTGCCCGACCTGATCTGCGAGGTGCTGGGCGGGCGCCTGCACCGGCCCGTCGGCCTCGACGACATCGGGCTCGGCATCCCCGGCCAGGCCGGCGCGCACGCCACCCGCATCGGCGGCTTCGTCGACCGGGCCACCGCCCTGTGGCGCTCCGACGAACTGGGCCGGCCCGCGCAACTCACCGCCGAGGCCGTCACCGGCACCCCGGCGGTGATCCCGGTCTGGGAGTGGGAGAACCCGCCCGAGGACGCCGACGTCTCCCGCTGCGGGCCGCTGCGCGTCGGGCCCGAGCACATCGAGATCCTGCGCGCCGCACGGGCCCACTACGAGCTGATGTACCGCCGGGCCGGCGGCATGGCCACCCGGGCCCGCATCGTGCGCTTCCTCGGCAGCGAGACCGCGCCGCTGCTGCGCGGCAGTTACCCCGACGACCTCGGCCGGCTGCTGCACCGGGCCACCGGTTCCCTGGTGGCCGTCGCGGGCATCTGCGCCTACGACTCCGACGCCCACGGCCTCGCCCAACGCTACTTCCACCAGGCCCTGCGGCTCGCGAAGGCGAGCGGGGACCGGGGGCTCGGCGCCTACGTGATCGCGCTCCTGGTCAACCAGTCCCTGCACCTGCGGGAGTTCCGCCAGGCCGTCGCCTTCGCGGAGGCCGCGCTGAGGGCCGCCGGACGTGACACCACCCCGGCCCTCGCCGCCGACCTGTACGCGATGCAGGCCAAGGCCTACGCCCAACTCGGCGACGCGGCGGCCGCGTTGGCCTGCATCCACAGCGCCGAGGCCGCCGCAGCACGGATCCGGCCCGGCGCCGAGCCCGAGGAGACCGGCTACGTCCAGCCCGGACTGGTCAACGTCCAGGTGGCCCAGGCGCTGCTGAGCCTCGGGGAACTGGACGCCGCGCACGAACAGGCCGCCGAGGCCGCCTCCGCGCCCGCGCACGACCGGGGTCGGGTCCACCGGCTGGCGATGCTCTGCGAGATCCAGCTTCGCCAGGGCGAGGCGGACCGGGCGGTGGTGGCGGCGGCCGAGATGGCGGAACGGGCCAAGGGGATGGAGTCGCTGCGACTGCGCGACCGGCTGCGGGCGGTCCGCGAACAGGTGTCGGCCAGCGGCTGCGCCGGCGCGGAGGAGACCGTCCGCCTCATCGACGAGGCGCTGCGCGTTCCCTTCTGA
- a CDS encoding PP2C family protein-serine/threonine phosphatase has protein sequence MTTRGRMRRTHGLRRVCVLAWGGAAVSWELTSPGPPARSLATCAAFLLLATGCALHTRRGLVGELRRSRAIAGATQRVLLRPLPARIEGLTISAAQLSASRGASVGGDLYEAVPTAYGVRVLIGDVRGHGLPALGAAAAVLGSFREAAYDEPSPAAVLRRLERSLQRHLRERARTEHPAARAGEPESPSGEEFVTVLLLQIAPDGSVLALNCGHPWPYRIGPRPVPLPLPLPSREPCGIAPAGRGEVAARPYAEHGPARPGQPCGGEPVAVTRLVGGEILPPLGVLPLPHDLGPQPCGELAPGEVLVLHTDGAEDARDGRGRFFPLGRVLAGAPALTPARLVAGVHTALLRHTGGRLTDDVALLVLRNDRA, from the coding sequence ATGACCACGCGCGGGCGGATGCGCCGGACGCACGGGTTGCGCCGGGTGTGCGTCCTCGCCTGGGGCGGCGCCGCGGTGTCCTGGGAGCTGACCTCCCCCGGGCCGCCGGCGCGGAGCCTGGCGACCTGCGCGGCGTTCCTGCTCCTCGCCACGGGCTGCGCCCTGCACACCCGCCGCGGACTCGTCGGGGAACTGCGGCGCTCGCGCGCCATCGCCGGTGCCACACAGCGGGTGCTGCTGCGGCCGCTGCCCGCGCGGATCGAGGGCCTCACGATCTCCGCCGCCCAACTGTCCGCGAGCCGGGGCGCGTCGGTGGGCGGGGACCTGTACGAGGCCGTGCCGACGGCGTACGGGGTACGGGTGCTCATCGGCGACGTACGGGGCCACGGGCTGCCCGCGCTGGGGGCGGCCGCCGCCGTCCTCGGTTCCTTCCGCGAGGCGGCGTACGACGAACCCTCGCCGGCGGCGGTGCTGCGCCGGCTGGAGCGTTCCCTCCAGCGGCACCTGCGCGAGCGGGCCCGTACGGAACACCCGGCGGCCCGCGCGGGCGAGCCGGAGTCCCCGTCGGGGGAGGAGTTCGTGACGGTGCTGCTGCTCCAGATCGCCCCGGACGGCTCCGTGCTGGCCCTGAACTGCGGCCACCCCTGGCCGTACCGGATCGGCCCGCGCCCGGTGCCGCTGCCGCTGCCGCTCCCGAGCCGGGAACCCTGCGGGATCGCCCCGGCGGGGCGCGGCGAGGTGGCGGCGCGCCCGTACGCCGAGCACGGGCCCGCCCGACCCGGGCAGCCGTGCGGCGGCGAGCCGGTGGCCGTGACGCGGCTGGTCGGCGGCGAGATCCTGCCGCCGCTGGGGGTCCTGCCGCTGCCGCACGACCTCGGACCGCAGCCCTGCGGGGAACTCGCGCCGGGCGAGGTGCTGGTCCTGCACACCGACGGGGCGGAGGACGCCCGGGACGGCCGCGGCCGGTTCTTCCCGCTGGGCCGCGTCCTGGCCGGCGCGCCGGCGCTCACGCCCGCCCGGCTGGTGGCGGGCGTGCACACCGCGCTGCTGCGCCACACGGGAGGGCGACTCACCGACGACGTCGCCCTGCTCGTGCTGCGCAACGACCGCGCCTGA
- the pheT gene encoding phenylalanine--tRNA ligase subunit beta, protein MRVPLSWLREYVDLPAGETGRDVAAKLVDAGLEVETVEQLGAGLTGPLVVGQVLTIEELEGFRKPIRFCTVDVGQANGTGAPQEIVCGARNFAVGDKVVVVLPGAVLPGDFAIASRKTYGRTSHGMICSGDELGMGDDGTHGIIVLPPEYEVGTDAIELLQLVDEVLHIDITPDRGYCMSMRGVAREAATAYGLPLRDPALLDVPAPNSYGYLVKIDDPTGCDRFTARTVTGLDPEAKSPIWLTRRLQKAGMRPVSLAVDITNYVMLELGQPLHAYDRSRLDGAIGVRRAEQGEKFTTLDGVKRTLDAEDLVITDNSGPIGLAGVMGGANTEIADSVTDPETGVVTGTTDVVIEAAHFDSVAISRTARRLKLSSEASKRFERGVDPQAAAAAAQRTVDLLVLLAGGTAEAGVTELIAPGAPRTIAMRADHPDRVAGMEYGRETVVRRLQEVGCDVYGQDELVVTVPSWRPDLAEPNDLAEEVIRLEGYGNLPSTLPQVPSGRGLTARQQLHRRVGRALAGAGYVEALSYPFIGEGVFDQLQLPAHDASRRVVKLVNPISDEEPALRTTLLPGLLGALRRNDSRGSHDLALFETGSVFLAAAEAGVAVRLPVDRRPTDEEVATLNAALPAQPRHAAVVLAGAREQAGWWGKGRPADWADAIQAARSLAVEAGAELVVRQGQYGPWHPGRCAELVVTLDGVETVIGHAGELHPRVVKALGLPARTSAMELDLDRLAAAGGEALQAPRISSFPVATQDVALIVDASVPAASVEDALREGAGELLESLRLFDVFTGEQVGEGKKSLAYALRFRAPDRTLTAEESTAARDAAVALAGERTGAVLRGA, encoded by the coding sequence ATGCGCGTCCCGCTTTCCTGGCTGCGGGAGTACGTTGATCTCCCCGCGGGTGAAACCGGCCGTGACGTGGCCGCCAAGCTGGTCGACGCCGGCCTTGAGGTCGAGACCGTCGAGCAGCTCGGCGCCGGGCTCACGGGCCCCCTCGTCGTCGGTCAGGTGTTGACCATCGAGGAGCTCGAAGGCTTCCGCAAGCCGATCCGTTTCTGCACGGTCGACGTCGGTCAGGCCAACGGCACCGGCGCCCCGCAGGAGATCGTCTGCGGCGCCCGGAACTTCGCCGTCGGCGACAAGGTCGTCGTGGTCCTGCCCGGCGCCGTCCTGCCCGGCGACTTCGCGATCGCCTCGCGCAAGACGTACGGCCGTACCTCGCACGGCATGATCTGCTCCGGCGACGAGCTCGGCATGGGCGACGACGGCACGCACGGCATCATCGTGCTGCCGCCGGAGTACGAGGTCGGCACCGACGCGATCGAGCTGCTCCAGCTCGTCGACGAGGTCCTCCACATCGACATCACCCCGGACCGCGGCTACTGCATGTCGATGCGCGGTGTGGCCCGCGAGGCCGCCACCGCCTACGGCCTGCCGCTGCGCGACCCGGCACTGCTCGACGTCCCGGCGCCGAACTCCTACGGCTACCTCGTCAAGATCGACGACCCGACCGGCTGCGACCGCTTCACCGCCCGCACGGTGACCGGTCTCGACCCCGAGGCGAAGTCCCCGATCTGGCTCACGCGGCGCCTGCAGAAGGCCGGCATGCGCCCGGTCTCGCTCGCCGTCGACATCACCAACTACGTGATGCTCGAACTCGGCCAGCCGCTGCACGCCTACGACCGCTCCCGCCTCGACGGCGCGATCGGCGTGCGCCGCGCGGAGCAGGGCGAGAAGTTCACCACCCTCGACGGGGTCAAGCGCACCCTCGACGCCGAGGACCTGGTGATCACCGACAACAGCGGCCCCATCGGGCTCGCCGGTGTCATGGGCGGCGCCAACACCGAGATCGCCGACTCCGTCACCGACCCGGAGACGGGCGTCGTCACCGGCACCACCGACGTGGTGATCGAGGCCGCGCACTTCGACTCCGTGGCGATCTCGCGCACCGCCCGCCGCCTGAAGCTCTCCTCCGAGGCCTCCAAGCGCTTCGAGCGGGGCGTCGACCCGCAGGCCGCCGCCGCTGCCGCGCAGCGCACCGTCGACCTCCTCGTGCTCCTCGCCGGCGGCACCGCCGAGGCGGGCGTCACCGAGCTGATCGCCCCGGGCGCCCCGCGCACCATCGCGATGCGCGCGGACCACCCGGACCGCGTCGCGGGCATGGAGTACGGCCGCGAGACCGTCGTACGCCGCCTCCAGGAGGTCGGCTGCGACGTCTACGGCCAGGACGAGCTGGTCGTCACCGTCCCGTCGTGGCGGCCCGACCTCGCCGAGCCCAACGACCTCGCCGAGGAGGTCATCCGCCTGGAGGGCTACGGGAACCTCCCGTCCACCCTCCCGCAGGTGCCCTCCGGTCGCGGTCTGACCGCCCGGCAGCAGCTGCACCGCCGCGTCGGCCGCGCGCTCGCGGGCGCCGGCTACGTGGAGGCGTTGAGCTACCCCTTCATCGGCGAGGGCGTCTTCGACCAGCTCCAGCTGCCCGCGCACGACGCGAGCCGCCGGGTCGTGAAGCTCGTCAACCCGATCTCCGACGAGGAGCCGGCGCTGCGCACCACGCTGCTGCCGGGTCTGCTCGGCGCGCTGCGCCGCAACGACAGCCGGGGCAGCCACGACCTCGCGCTCTTCGAGACCGGTTCGGTCTTCCTGGCCGCCGCCGAGGCGGGTGTCGCCGTACGGCTGCCCGTCGACCGGCGTCCCACGGACGAGGAGGTCGCCACCCTGAACGCGGCCCTGCCCGCGCAGCCGCGCCACGCCGCGGTCGTGCTGGCCGGCGCCCGCGAGCAGGCCGGCTGGTGGGGCAAGGGCCGCCCGGCCGACTGGGCCGACGCGATCCAGGCCGCCCGCTCCCTGGCCGTCGAGGCCGGTGCCGAACTGGTCGTCCGCCAGGGCCAGTACGGGCCCTGGCACCCGGGCCGCTGCGCCGAGCTCGTCGTCACCCTGGACGGCGTGGAGACGGTCATCGGCCACGCCGGTGAGCTGCACCCCCGCGTCGTCAAGGCGCTGGGCCTGCCCGCGCGGACCAGTGCCATGGAGCTCGACCTCGACCGCCTCGCGGCGGCCGGCGGCGAGGCCCTCCAGGCGCCCCGGATCTCCTCCTTCCCGGTGGCGACCCAGGACGTCGCGCTGATCGTGGACGCCTCCGTCCCGGCGGCCTCCGTCGAGGACGCGCTGCGCGAGGGCGCCGGCGAACTGCTGGAGTCCCTGCGGCTGTTCGACGTGTTCACCGGCGAGCAGGTCGGCGAGGGCAAGAAGTCCCTGGCCTACGCGCTGCGCTTCCGGGCCCCCGACCGCACGCTGACGGCCGAGGAGTCCACGGCCGCCCGCGACGCGGCGGTGGCCCTGGCCGGCGAGCGGACCGGGGCGGTGCTGCGGGGCGCGTGA
- the pheS gene encoding phenylalanine--tRNA ligase subunit alpha produces the protein MSAPNKSYDPVEVEALKPEEIERMRDEALAAFASAGDLDELREAKTAHMGDRSPLALANREIGALPPQAKAEAGKRVGQARGAVNKAFGARTVELEAERDERVLVEEAVDVTLPYDRVPAGARHPLTTLMDRIADIFVAMGYEVAEGPEVEAEWFNFDALNFTPDHPARQMQDTFFVKGPEGTEGDESGVVLRTHTSPVQARSLLERKPPVYIVCPGRVYRTDELDATHTPVFHQVELLAVDEGLTMADLKGTMDHMVQELFGEGTTTRLRPHFFPFTEPSAEMDMQCYVCRGASVGNPDRPCRTCSSEGWIELGGCGMVNPKVLIACGVDPEKYSGFAFGFGIERMLMFRHNVEDMRDMVEGDVRFTRPFGSEI, from the coding sequence ATGTCGGCACCGAACAAGTCGTACGACCCTGTCGAGGTCGAGGCACTGAAACCGGAAGAGATCGAGCGCATGCGGGACGAGGCGCTCGCCGCCTTCGCGTCCGCCGGCGACCTCGACGAGCTCCGCGAGGCGAAGACCGCGCACATGGGCGACCGCTCGCCCCTCGCGCTCGCCAACCGCGAGATCGGCGCCCTGCCGCCCCAGGCCAAGGCCGAGGCGGGCAAGCGCGTCGGACAGGCCCGCGGCGCCGTGAACAAGGCCTTCGGGGCCCGCACGGTCGAGCTGGAGGCCGAGCGCGACGAGCGGGTGCTGGTCGAGGAGGCCGTGGACGTCACGCTGCCTTACGACCGCGTGCCCGCCGGCGCCCGCCACCCCCTGACCACGTTGATGGACCGCATCGCGGACATCTTCGTGGCCATGGGCTACGAGGTCGCGGAAGGCCCCGAGGTCGAGGCGGAGTGGTTCAACTTCGACGCCCTCAACTTCACGCCCGACCACCCGGCCCGCCAGATGCAGGACACCTTCTTCGTCAAGGGCCCGGAAGGCACCGAAGGCGACGAGTCCGGCGTCGTGCTGCGCACCCACACCTCCCCGGTGCAGGCGCGCTCGCTGCTGGAGCGCAAGCCGCCCGTCTACATCGTCTGCCCCGGCCGCGTGTACCGCACCGACGAGCTCGACGCGACGCACACGCCCGTCTTCCACCAGGTCGAGCTGCTCGCCGTGGACGAGGGCCTGACCATGGCGGACCTCAAGGGCACCATGGACCACATGGTCCAGGAGCTGTTCGGCGAGGGCACCACCACGCGCCTGCGCCCGCACTTCTTCCCCTTCACCGAGCCGTCCGCCGAGATGGACATGCAGTGCTACGTGTGCCGCGGCGCGTCGGTGGGCAACCCCGACCGCCCCTGCCGTACCTGCTCCAGCGAGGGCTGGATCGAGCTCGGCGGCTGCGGCATGGTCAACCCGAAGGTGCTCATCGCCTGCGGCGTCGACCCCGAGAAGTACAGCGGCTTCGCCTTCGGCTTCGGCATCGAGCGGATGCTGATGTTCCGTCACAATGTGGAAGACATGCGAGACATGGTCGAGGGTGACGTGCGTTTCACCCGACCGTTCGGGAGTGAGATCTGA
- a CDS encoding ATP-binding protein gives MIDPDELPEGLVVADHTGRVICFNRAAARMTATDPAEALGARIDRALPLEDLEGRRWWALTDPYGGLATRRGQPERNLLLPGGREVLVSARYVRTHPTGPLRRLVVTLRGTEARRRTERSHAELIATVAHELRSPLTSVKGFTATLLAKWERFTDDQKRLMLETVDADANRVTRLIAELLDISRIDSGRLEVRRQPVDLAAAVGRHVQALTANGQPPERFLVRVSRPLPDCWADPDKIDQILGNLLENAVRHGDGTVTIDVSPHEKGTAVTVTDEGPGIPEESMGRVFTRFWRGSKRGGTGLGLYIVKGIVEAHGGTITVGRGPGGGAEFRFILPVSAPAYLTQ, from the coding sequence CTGATCGACCCCGACGAGCTGCCCGAGGGCCTCGTCGTCGCCGACCACACCGGGCGGGTCATCTGCTTCAACCGGGCCGCCGCCCGGATGACCGCCACCGACCCCGCCGAGGCCCTCGGCGCCCGCATCGACCGCGCCCTGCCGCTGGAGGACCTCGAAGGCCGCCGCTGGTGGGCGCTGACCGACCCCTACGGCGGCCTCGCCACCCGACGCGGCCAGCCCGAGCGCAACCTGCTGCTCCCCGGCGGCCGCGAGGTGCTCGTCTCCGCCCGGTACGTGCGCACCCATCCCACCGGCCCGCTGCGCCGCCTCGTGGTCACCCTGCGCGGCACCGAGGCCCGGCGCCGCACCGAGCGCAGCCACGCCGAGCTGATCGCCACCGTCGCGCACGAACTGCGCTCGCCGCTGACCTCCGTCAAGGGGTTCACCGCGACCCTGCTCGCCAAGTGGGAACGCTTCACCGACGACCAGAAGCGGCTGATGCTGGAGACCGTCGACGCCGACGCCAACCGCGTCACCCGGCTGATCGCCGAGCTGCTCGACATCTCCCGCATCGACTCCGGCCGCCTGGAGGTGCGCAGGCAGCCGGTGGACCTCGCCGCCGCCGTCGGCCGGCACGTCCAGGCGCTCACCGCGAACGGTCAGCCCCCCGAACGGTTCCTCGTCCGGGTCAGCCGTCCGCTGCCGGACTGCTGGGCCGATCCGGACAAGATCGACCAGATCCTGGGCAACCTGCTCGAAAATGCGGTGCGCCACGGTGACGGAACGGTCACCATCGACGTATCGCCGCATGAGAAGGGAACCGCCGTCACCGTGACCGACGAAGGCCCCGGGATCCCCGAGGAGTCGATGGGCCGCGTCTTCACCCGCTTCTGGCGGGGCAGCAAGCGCGGCGGCACCGGCCTGGGCCTGTACATCGTCAAGGGGATCGTGGAAGCCCACGGCGGCACCATCACCGTCGGCCGCGGCCCCGGCGGCGGCGCCGAGTTCCGATTTATCCTGCCCGTGAGCGCGCCGGCCTACCTCACCCAGTAA